A genomic window from Populus alba chromosome 19, ASM523922v2, whole genome shotgun sequence includes:
- the LOC118055945 gene encoding exopolygalacturonase-like, whose translation MGLKVVSSAIISFSVFLLLASAAKAQSKGVFDVTKYGADKDITEALTNAWKDACASTNPSKVLIPSGTYSLRKLTLAGPCKAAIELQVDGILKAPVDPNQFSGGHWVNFGYVDKFTLSGSGTFDGQGKAAWSKSTCQKDKDCDSLPMNIRFDFITNALVRDITSRDSKNFHVNVLGCRNLTFQHFTVSAPGESVNTDGIHIGRSTGIYIIDSKIGTGDDCISVGDGTEELHITGVTCGPGHGISVGSLGKYPNEKPVSGIFVKNCTISDTTNGVRIKSWPALYGGAASNMHFEDIVMNNVQNPVIIDQVYCPWNQCSLKAPSKVKISDVSFKNIRGTSATPVVVQIACSSGIPCDKVQLADIKLAYSGPDGPAKSQCSNVKPIISGIMSASGC comes from the exons ATGGGCCTGAAAGTTGTATCCTCAGCAATAATATCATTctcagtatttttattgttagcaTCAGCAGCTAAAGCCCAATCAAAAGGTGTCTTCGATGTGACTAAATATGGTGCCGATAAAGATATCACAGAG GCATTAACCAATGCTTGGAAAGATGCTTGTGCTTCAACAAACCCCAGCAAAGTTCTTATTCCAAGTGGGACATACTCGTTACGGAAATTGACTCTAGCAGGTCCTTGCAAGGCTGCGATTGAGCTCCAAGTTGATGGCATATTGAAGGCACCGGTTGACCCAAATCAGTTCTCAGGAGGTCATTGGGTTAATTTCGGATACGTAGATAAATTTACATTGTCGGGAAGCGGCACTTTTGATGGGCAGGGAAAGGCTGCATGGAGCAAAAGTACATGTCAGAAAGATAAAGATTGTGACAGCCTCCCAATG AATATAAGGTTCGATTTCATCACCAATGCATTAGTCCGAGATATAACTAGTCGAGATAGCAAGAACTTTCATGTTAACGTCTTGGGGTGCAGAAACCTCACCTTCCAGCATTTTACCGTGAGTGCACCTGGTGAGAGTGTAAACACCGATGGAATCCACATCGGCCGATCTACTGGGATCTACATTATCGATTCAAAAATTGGCACAGGCGATGATTGTATCTCCGTGGGGGATGGCACCGAGGAACTACACATCACAGGAGTAACATGTGGACCTGGCCATGGCATCAGTGTTGGAAGTTTAGGGAAATACCCCAATGAGAAACCTGTTTCTGGAATATTTGTCAAGAACTGCACCATCTCAGATACTACAAATGGCGTTAGAATAAAATCTTGGCCAGCTTTATACGGTGGTGCCGCATCTAACATGCATTTTGAGGATATTGTCATGAACAATGTCCAAAACCCTGTCATCATAGATCAAGTGTATTGCCCATGGAACCAATGCAGTCTAAAG GCTCCATCAAAAGTGAAGATCAGTGATGTTAGTTTTAAGAATATAAGGGGAACTTCCGCAACTCCGGTTGTTGTTCAGATTGCTTGCAGCAGTGGCATCCCATGTGACAAGGTGCAGCTTGCtgacattaaacttgcatataGCGGACCAGACGGCCCTGCAAAATCCCAATGTTCTAACGTTAAGCCCATAATTTCTGGGATAATGAGCGCATCCGGATGTTGA
- the LOC118055948 gene encoding exopolygalacturonase-like has translation MANKKMGLEVVSYAIISFSVVLLLASTTQAQSNGVFDVTKYGAGKDITEALTNAWKSACASTKASKVLIPSGTYWLRRVTLAGPCKAAIKLQVDGILQAPVDPDKLSGGHWVNFRYIDQFTLSGRGTFDGQGKVAWSKSTCQKYKDCDSLPMNIRFDFITNALVRDITSRDSKNFHVNVLGCRNLTFQHFTVRAPGESVNTDGIHIGRSTGIYIIDSKIGTGDDCISVGDGTEELHITGVTCGPGHGISVGSLGKYPNEKPMSGIFVKNCTISDTTNGVRIKSWPNLYGGVASNMHFEDIVMNNVQNPVIIDQVYCPWNQCSLKAPSKVKISDVSFKSIRGTSATPVAVRIACSSGFPCQNVKLANINLAYRGPGGPAKSQCSNVKPIISGIMSASGC, from the exons ATGGCTAACAAAAAGATGGGCTTGGAAGTTGTGTCATATGCAATAATATCATTCTCAGTAGTCTTATTGTTAGCATCAACTACTCAAGCCCAGTCAAATGGTGTCTTCGATGTGACTAAATATGGTGCCGGTAAAGATATCACGGAG GCTTTAACCAATGCTTGGAAATCTGCTTGTGCTTCAACAAAGGCCAGTAAAGTTCTTATTCCAAGTGGAACATACTGGTTACGGAGAGTAACACTAGCAGGTCCTTGCAAGGCTGCGATCAAGCTCCAAGTTGATGGTATATTGCAGGCACCGGTTGACCCAGATAAGCTGTCAGGAGGTCATTGGGTTAATTTCAGATACATAGATCAATTTACATTGTCGGGAAGAGGTACTTTTGATGGGCAGGGAAAGGTTGCATGGAGCAAAAGTACATGTCAGAAATATAAAGATTGTGACAGCCTCCCAATG AATATAAGGTTCGATTTCATCACCAATGCATTAGTCCGAGATATAACTAGTCGAGATAGCAAGAACTTTCATGTTAACGTCTTGGGGTGCAGAAACCTCACCTTCCAGCATTTTACCGTGAGAGCACCTGGTGAGAGTGTAAACACCGATGGAATCCACATCGGCCGATCTACTGGGATCTACATTATCGATTCAAAAATTGGCACAGGCGATGATTGTATCTC cgTGGGGGATGGCACCGAGGAACTACACATCACAGGAGTAACATGTGGACCTGGCCATGGCATCAGTGTTGGAAGTTTAGGGAAATATCCCAATGAGAAACCTATGTCTGGAATATTTGTCAAGAACTGCACCATCTCGGATACTACAAATGGTGTTAGAATAAAATCTTGGCCAAATTTATACGGTGGTGTCGCATCTAACATGCATTTTGAGGATATTGTCATGAACAATGTCCAAAACCCTGTCATCATAGATCAAGTGTATTGCCCATGGAACCAATGCAGTCTAAAG gcTCCATCAAAAGTGAAGATCAGTGATGTTAGTTTTAAGAGCATAAGGGGAACTTCTGCAACTCCGGTTGCTGTTCGGATTGCTTGCAGTAGTGGCTTCCCATGTCAGAATGTGAAGCTTGCTAACATTAACCTTGCATATAGAGGACCAGGAGGCCCTGCGAAATCCCAATGCTCTAACGTTAAGCCCATAATTTCTGGGATAATGAGCGCATCTGGATGTTGA
- the LOC118055942 gene encoding uncharacterized protein: MEHEERAHLESRYQSELESVKSEVSRMSNLLEQLLKAKSGEGTSAQPVTSSPVSHIPIASPILGADSVTEQHFAPAIPIRPAHTLPTVDLTTDGPVDSRSSNFISQDKISALEERLRAVEGNDWFDPTRAADVCLVPNIVVPKDFRIPEFTKYTGLECPNTHLRSYCNKMAEVIHNDKMLIYFFQDSLSGSALNWYMRLETVKIKTWKDLVEAFLKQYKFNLEIAPDRTSLMSMEKRSQETVRVYAQRWRDEATHVQPPLIETEMVTLFANTFKAPYYEHLMGSSSQHFYDVVRVAERIEQGIKAGRIPEPLEKKGFAGRRREGDVNNLEGGYKGKRVNYPNPGTSTPQFTNMNFTKPLSPNPTNRINPPPNIQNNYQKPYTRYTSEQLPPLPMPLKDLYAKLLSIGQITPIHLPQIQPPFPMWYKPELSCEYHAGNSGHAIETCYAFKRKLLELIKMGWVSFEDPPNVISNPLPKHTASSSGVGMIEIGNQG, from the coding sequence ATGGAACACGAAGAGAGGGCTCACCTAGAATCCCGCTACCAGAGCGAGCTAGAATCAGTGAAAAGTGAAGTGTCACGGATGTCTAATCTGCTTGAACAACTGTTAAAAGCAAAAAGTGGGGAGGGAACATCCGCCCAGCCAGTTACGAGTTCACCCGTATCGCACATTCCCATAGCATCACCAATTCTAGGGGCAGATTCAGTAACAGAACAACATTTTGCGCCAGCCATCCCTATCCGGCCAGCTCACACGCTACCCACCGTGGATTTAACGACGGACGGACCTGTTGATAGTAGGTCAAGCAATTTCATAAGCCAAGATAAAATATCTGCATTAGAGGAACGGTTGAGAGCTGTAGaaggaaatgattggtttgacccaACACGAGCAGCTGATgtatgtttggtaccaaacatcgtggtaccaaaagatttcagGATCCCGGAATTTACCAAATATACAGGCTTAGAGTGCCCAAACACGCACCTACGATCTTACTGCAACAAGATGGCTGAAGTGATCCATAATGATAAAatgctgatatatttttttcaggatAGTCTATCAGGCTCTGCTTTAAATTGGTATATGAGGTTGGAAACTGTTAAAATTAAGACATGGAAAGATTTGGTGGAGGCTTTCCTCAAACAGTATAAATTTAACCTGGAAATAGCCCCAGACCGAACAAGCTTGATGTccatggaaaagagaagccaagagacAGTCAGGGTGTATGCACAAAGATGGCGAGATGAGGCGACACATGTCCAACCTCCTTTAATCGAaacagagatggtgactttATTTGCTAATACTTTTAAAgcaccttactatgagcatttaatgggcaGCTCATCTCAGCATTTTTATGATGTTGTACGAGTAGCAGAGAGAATAGAGCAAGGCATTAAAGCCGGGCGCATACCGGAGCCTCTAGAGAAAAAGGGATTtgctggaagaagaagagaaggagatgtTAACAACTTAGAGGGAGGGTATAAAGGCAAAAGGGTAAATTACCCAAACCCAGGAACATCTACCCCCCAATTCACCAACATGAACTTTACCAAACCCTTGTCCCCAAATCCAACCAACCGAATAAATCCCCCACCTAATATCCAAAACAACTATCAAAAGCCATATACCAGATATACTTCTGAGCAATTACCTCCATTACCAATGCCTTTAAAAGATTTATACGCTAAATTGCTAAGCATTGGGCAAATAACCCCAATCCATCTACCGCAAATCCAACCGCCTTTTCCTATGTGGTACAAACCAGAACTCTCTTGCGAATACCATGCCGGTAATTCTGGGCATGCAATTGAAACTTGCTACGCTTTTAAAAGGAAGTTGTTAGAACTCATCAAAATGGGGTGGGTATCATTCGAAGATCCACCTAATGTCATTTCAAATCCATTGCCTAAACATACTGCTAGTAGTTCTGGAGTGGGCATGATAGAGATTGGCAATCAAGGCTGA